The genomic segment TGACGATGACGTGCGCCCGTCGCAGCGCCGAGGGCCGTTCGCGCAGCGGCCCCGCCGGCAGCAGGCGCTGCTCCTTCTCGGCGCCGTCGACGAGCACGATGTCGAGGTCGCGCGCCAGACCGCGGTGCTGGAAGCCGTCGTCCAGCACGAACACGTCGGGACGGAAGCGCTCCCACGCCGCATTGCATGCATCGATCCGCATCGGCGAGGTGGCCACCACCGCCCCACTGCGCGCCGCCAGCAGCGCCGCTTCATCGCCGCATTCGGCCACCGTCGTCTCGGTCAGCGCGTGCTCGGGCGTGACGAGGTGGGTCTGTCGCGAGCGGCCGCCGTAGCCGCGCGTGACGATGCAGGGCCGCAGGCCGCGCTGCTGGAGGCGGCGGGTCAGCCACAGCACGAAGGGCGTCTTGCCGGAGCCGCCCGTGGTCAGCGCGCCCACGCTGATGACCGGCGCCGGTGCCTGCCGGCTCCGCAGGATGCCCAGATCGTAGAGAAGGGAACGCGCCGAGGCGGTCACGCCGAAGGCCGCGGCCAGCGGCCACAGCAGCGCGCGCGTGGAGGCGGCGGCCGGCTCGCGGCCGTACCAGAGCTGCTCGATCACGTGTCCTCTGCCGTCTCGGCCATCAGCCATCGAGCAGCCTCGACCACCCCTCGTCGCAATCAGCCATTGAGCAGCGCGGCCAAAGATTCGACCGTTCGCGCCATGGCGCCGCGTCCTTCCAGGATCGCCGCCTGCGCGCGCCGCACGCCCGCCTGGTAGGTACCGCGATGCGTGAGCATGTCCAGCCAAGCCGCCGCCAGCTCGGCAGGATCGCGCGCGATACGAAGTGCCGAACTGCGATCCAGCAGGGCGCGCTGCTCGCTTACGTTCGTCAGATGCGGGCCCGTCACCACCGGCGCTCCGCAGGCCACGGGCTCGAGGAGGTTGTGGCCGCCGGGGCCGGGCGCCAGGCTGCCGCCGACGAACGCCGCTGCCGCGCAGGCATACAGGCCAGGCAGGCGGCCGATCTCGTCCATCACCAGCACGTCCCAGCCCGAGCATTGGCCCTCGCCCTGACTCCACATCCGCATGTGCACGTCCGTAGCCTCGACGGCCCTCTTCACCGCCGCGGCGCGAGCCGGATGGCGCGGTGCGAGAGCCAGGCGCACGCCCGGCAGTTGCCGGCGCAGGATGCGGAATGCCTGCATGACGATTTCGTCCTCGCCGTCGTGCGTGGAGCCGGCGACGACCAGCGGCCGCTTCGCGTCGCACATGAACAATGGCGCGCAAGCCTCACGAGATTGCGAGCTTAGGATGTCCAGCTTCAAGTCACCCGTAATTTCGACGGCGCCGCCTCGGGCGCCGAGCTCGATCAGCCGCTGGGCCGAGACCGCGTCGCGGGCGCACACCCGCGCCAGGCTCGAAAGTGCCGGCGCCACCAGCGGCCGTATCCATCGATAGCGCGGCATCGCAGCATCCGAAATGCGGGCGTTGGCGATCGCCGCCGGCACGCCGCGGGCCGCGAGCATCCGCAGCAGGCATGGCCAGATCTCGGTTTCGATGGAGACGAACAGGGCCGGGGCGCGGACGAGCACGTGCTTCAGCGCCGCCTCGTGATCGAGCGGGAAGTAATGAGCGGGGCCGTCGTGGATCTCGGTCAGGCGCCGCCGGCCCGTTGCCGTCTGGCAGGTGACGACGAGGCTGCGGCGGCCGGCGTGCGGCCGCAAAGCGCGAGCCAGCGCTGCCGCGATGGCAACTTCGCCCACCGATGCAGCATGGAGCCAGATCCAGGGCGAGGCCGGCGCCCCGCCCTGCCACAAACCGAGCCTTTCACGGCGGCGTGCCCGCTCCTCTTCGGTCCCGGCGCGGGCGCGGGCTCGCAACCAGCTCGCCGCCGCGGCGCCCGCGACGCGATAGGCCGCCGACAGCGCGCTCACGTCTCCTCGATGGCCGGCGCGCCGGCGGCGCGATCGGCCGCGACGCACGCTGCGCGCAGGCGCCGCTCGAGCTCGGCGCGCAGCCGCTCGCGGCGCTGCGCGCCGCTCTCACCGCTCTCGCCGCCGGCCGGCTGCCGATCGGCGCGCAGCGGATCACCCACGTACAGCACCGCGCGAGAGAAAGGACGCGGCAGCATCATCCGATCCCAGGTCGGCAGACGCATCGGGCTGGAGCAGCCGACGGCGAGCGGAAAGATCGGAGCGTTGGTCAGCATCGCCAGCTCCACCGCGCCCGCCTTGGCCACGCCCGCCGGCCCGCGGGGGCCGTCCGGGATCAGGGCCAGATCGAGGCCGCGCCGCTGCGCGCGCAACAGTCCGCGCAGTCCTGCCACGCCGCCGCGCGTGGAGGAGCCGCGCGTGCTCGAGATGCCGAACCGCTCCAGCGCGCGCGTGACGATCTCGCCGTCGCGGTGCGCGCTGTTCATGATGCAGGCGCCGCGGCCGCGGTAGAAGAACGGCAACATCAGCGAGCGGCCGTGCCAGAACGTCATCAGCACGGGCTGGCCTTCACGCCAGCAGCGCTCCAGCGCCTCGGCGTTGCGTGATTCCAAGCGCACGGTCAGCCGCACCGCTCGCAGCACCACGACGATGGCCGCCGCCGCCGCGGTGATTTCCAGCCTGGCGAAGCGCTCGTTGTTTCGCAGCCGCCGCAGCAGCCCGCTGCGGCGCTCAGGCACGAAGGGCGACGTCGCCATGGCCGTTGTCTTCATGGAGCTGCAACTCGTGCAGCCGCTGGTACAGGCGCCCGCCCGCCACCAGCTCGGCGTGCGTGCCGCATTCGACGATGCGGCCGTCGGCCACCACCACGATCTGATCGGCGCGACGCACGGTCGAGAGCCGGTGGGCGATGACCAGCGTGGTGCGCCCCGCCATCAGGCGCTCGATGGCCGATTGCACCAGCCGCTCCGACTCCGAGTCCAGCGCGCTGGTGGCCTCATCCAGGATCAGGATGGGCGCGTCCTTGAGCAGCGCACGGGCGATGGCGATGCGCTGGCGCTGGCCGCCGGAAAGCTGCACGCCCATCTCGCCGACCTGGGTGTCGTAGCCCGCCGCCAGCTTCTCGATGAAGTCGTGTGCATTGGCGGCGCGCGCCGCCGCGATGATCTCTTCGTCGTTGCGCCCCGGATTCCCGTAGGCGATGTTGGCACGCACGCTGTCGTTGAACAGGAACGTCTGCTGCGTCACCACCGCGATCAGCGACCGCAAGCTGCGCAGCGAGATCGTCCGGATGTCGATGCCGTCGAGCGTGATGCGGCCGTCATGGACCTCGTAGAAGCGCGGGATGAGGTCGGCAATCGTGCTCTTGCCGCCGCCGCTCGGCCCGACCAGCGCCACCACCTGGCCGCAGCGAATCGTCAGATCGACATCGCTCAGCACGTTCTGGTCGCCGTAGGCGAAGCAGACGCCTTCGAAGCGGATGCAGTCGGTGAACCGTTCGACCTCGAGGCCGTCCTGGCCGCGACCGCCTTCCTCGGGCTGATCCAGGAGCGCGAACACGCGCTCGGCCGCCCCAAGGCCCGCCTGCACGATGTTGTTGGTGCGCGTCAGCTTCTTGAACGGCTCGTAGATCAGGACCAGCGCCGTCATGAAGGCCAGGAACCCGCCGGCGGTGCGCCCGCCGGCGAACACGGACTCGCCGCCGTACCACAGCACCGCAGCGATGCCGACGGCCGAGAGCACCTCGGTCATGGGCGCGGTGAACGCGCCGATGCGCGCGGCCTTCATGTGGAGGCGTCGAAGGCGCAGGTTCTCCCGCTCGAATCGCCGCGACTCGTAGTCCTCCATGCCGAACGCCTTGACGACGCGGTTGCCCTGCACGCTCTCCTGCAGCAGCGAGGACAGGCCGCCGAGCGTGTCCAGGCCGCGATGGCTGAGCGTGCGCATGCGGCGCGACAGCGCCTGCAGCGGCACGATGACGATCGGCAGGACGATGAACGCGATGACGGCAAGGCCCGTGTCCAGGTAGAACGCCACCGCCACCAGCACCAGCAGCGTAGTGACGTCGCGGATCATGGCCGCGGCGCCTTCGGTCAGCGCCTGGCGCACCAGCAGGACGTCGCTGGTAACTCGCGAGACGATGCCGGCCGACGTGGTGCGGTCGAAGAAGGAGACGGGCAGATGTTGCACCTTCTCCTGCAAGCGCGCGCGCAGGTCGTAGACGATCCTCTCCCCTACCCACTCGCCGAGATAGGCCTGACCGAAGTTGACGGCTGCGCGAATCGTGAAAGTGGCAAGGATCAGTGCCGGCAGCAGCACCAGCATCTCATGGTTGCGCTTGGAAAAGATGTCGTCGATCAGGCTGCGCACCAGATACGGCACGGCGCCGGCGGTGCCGCTGTAGACGACCATGCACAGCAACGCACCGGCAAAATGCGGCCACACATACGGGCGCAGATAGGCGAGCAGGCGCCGCCCGGTGGTCGGAAGCGCATCCATGACGGGCCGGGTGGCGGGTGGCAGCGAACGCATGCTCTCCACGACAGCCGCCTTTCTCACGCAAGTGTCTCCAGCACCAGCCGGGCCGCTGCACGCACCGATCCCGGCCGCCGCAGCGAGCCTCGCACCTTGCCGAGGGCTGCAACGGTCCGGGCGCGATAGTCCGGCTCGTCGAGGTATCGTGCCACCTCCTGCGTCATGCGCGGGCCCGTCACCTCGTCCTGGATCAGCTCGGGCACGACCGTCCTGCCGAGCAGCAGATTGGGCATGGCGATGTGCGGGACCTTCACCAGGCGCCGCGCGATGGCGTAGGTGAAGGCCGACATTCGGTAGGCCACGACCATGGGGCAGCCGAGCAGCGCCGTCTCCAGCGTCGCGGTTCCCGACGTCACCAGCGCCACGTCGCTGGCGGCGAGCAGGTCGTAGGTGTCGTCGCGCACGACGGCGATGCGGCGGCCGCCGCTCCCGAGCCTGGATGCGAGAAAGCCCGGCGGCAGTGAGACCGCTTCGGCCGCGGCGCACTGCACGCGCGCCGACAGCGCGCGTGCGGCCTCCAGCATAGGCGGCAACATGATGTCGACCTCCCGGCGGCGGCTGCCCGGCAGCAACGCCAGCAGCGGCGCGTCGCCGGTGAGGCCGTAGCGCCTGCGCGTCGTTGCCGGGTCCGCACGAGCCGTCACGTCCTCGGCCAGCGGATGCCCGACGAAGTGCGCGTCGATTCCGGCCTTGCGATAAAGCTGCTCTTCGAACGGGAACAGCACGATCATTCGGTCGACGGTGGCGGCGATGGTGGCGATGCGGCCGCGCCGCCACGCCCACACCTGTGGGCTGACGTAGTAGGCGACCTTGACGCCGGCGCGGCGCGCGGTGCGGCACAGCGGCAGGTTGAAGTCGGGGAAATCGATCGGAACGAAGAGATCGGCCGCGCCTGACCTCAGCTCGCGGCGCAGCCGGCGAAGCAGCCCGATCGCACGGCCCAGGCCGCGACCGAGCTCGGCAAAGCCCATCACGCCCAGCTCGGAGATGTCGGTCAGGATCTCGACGCCGGCGCCGCGCATGCGCGGCCCGCCGACTCCGAAGAGATGCAGCGCAGGGTCGCACTCGAGCAGCGCGGCGGCCAGGCGTGCTCCGAGCGCGTCACCCGAGGCCTCGCCGGCGACCATGAGAATGCGCCGGCTCATCCTCCATGCCGCTCCCGCTCGCGCTCGAGCGCGACCAGCACCGCATCGGCCAGCTCCAGCGCCGTCATGGCTTCGCGCGCGCTGACCGCGGGCTGTCGCTCCCCGCGCACCGCGGCCACGAATGCCTCGATCTGTGCGCGCAGCGGGTCGGCATCGTCGAAGGAGCGCTCGTCCAGCGACAGCGCCTGCATCGGCGAAGCCGGATCGACGGCGCCGCCTTCCTGCCTGCGTCGCATGACGCGCAGGCTGCGCGAATCGAAGTCCACCGCCACGTAGGCGTCTTCCTGAAAGATGCGCAGCCGCCGCTCGCGCTTGAGCGAGACGCGGCTGGCGGTGACGTTGGCGATGCAGCCGCCTCGGAAGCGCAGGCGCGCGTTGGCGATGTCGGCGTGCTCGCTGAGCACGGGCACGCCGATCGCCTCCACGCTCTCGAGCTCGCGCCCGACGATGTAGGCGATCAGGTCGAGGTCGTGGATCATGACGTCGAAGACGACGTCGATGTCGGTGCCGCGGCCGGCAAACGGCGACAGCCGGTGGCATTCGATGAAGCGCGGGTTCGCGACGATCGCCGGCAGGTCGGTGAAGGCGGGATTGAAGCGCTCCAGGTGTCCGACCTGCACGAGCAGGCCCGCGCGCTCGGCAGCTTCGACGATCTCATCGCCTTGCGCGACGCTGGCGGCCAGCGGCTTCTCCACCAGCACGTGCACGCCGGCGGCCACAGCGGCGAGCGTGACCTCATGGTGCGCGACGGTGGGAACGGCGATGCTGACGCAGTCGGCGTCCGCCAGCAGCTCGTGGAGCGAAGCCATGGCGCGACAGCCGCACTGCTGCGCGACCGACCGTGCGCGTGCGGCATCGATGTCATGGATGCCGACGAGCTCCACGCCGGCCATTGCCGCGTACTTCTCCGCGTGGAAGCTGCCGAGATGGCCCGCGCCGATCACGCCGGCGCGAATCACGCTGGCGCGCGCACCGCTCATGGCCGCCGCCCGCCTGGCGCGCCAGCCGGACGCGCGAGCGCTGGCACGGGCCACGGATCATTCATGGGAAAGCCCGCTGACGACGCCGCTGGCCGTGCATCCGAGGATGCTGATGCCGTTCTGCGCCGCCAGCTCCGCCATGCGCTGGCTGTCGAGAAGGATGGTGGCGCCGGCCTGCACGGCAAGCACGCACGCGTGCGCCTTCGTCATCGTCTCGATGGTCGTCGGTCCGACGGCGGGAACGTCGAAGCGCATGTCCTGGCCGCGCTTGGCCATCTTGACCACGACGGCGCCGCCGCGGCCGATGCGCCCGGCGCGTCGCACCATCTCGTCGGTGCCCTCGACGGCCTCGATGGCCAGTACCACCCCGCGCTCCACCACGATCCCCTGCCCCACGTCGAACGGTCCGAGCGCGGTCAGCACCCGGCAGCCCAGCCGCACGTCGTCGAGACAATGGCGCGAGGGCTTGGGCCCGGCGATGAGGCCGGGATGGGCGAGGATGCGCTCCAGGAACAGCGTCGAGGGAAGGACGCGAATTCCCTCGGTCTCGAGCTCGTCGGCCAGCGCGCGCAGAATCGAGTCGTCGCCCATGCCGGACACCTTGCGCAGGAACATGAGCCCGCGAAGGTCGGGACGAAGCGAGGTCAGCGAGGCGACCTTGTTGATGCCGCCGGCCATCACCGCGCGCGTGACGCCGGCGCGATGAAACGCCTTGATCATCTTTCCGAGCTGCCCGACGCGGATCCAGGTGACCGAGTCGGCAAAATCCTCGAGCGACTCGTCGGTCTCTCCGCGATGCGCCACGGCGACGATGCGACAACCGCGCGCGCGCGCCTCGCGCGCCAGCAGCAAAGGAAAGCTGCCGTTGCCGGCCAGCAGCCCGAGCGTGTCGCCCGCCGCCACGGCCAGGTCGTCGCCGCCGGCGGCGTCGCCTGCGGACACGTCCTGCTGTCCCGGCCCCGCGCTCACCGGCAGATCCCTCGCTCCGAGGCTTCGATGAAGGAGACCAGCCGCTCCACCTCCGGCTGGGCCGGCGTCTGCTCGCGCAGCAGCCGCAGGGCCTCGCGCAGCTTGTGCCCGGTCTGGAACAGCGTGCGATAGGCGGCACGCAGTCCCTTGATCGTCTCTTCACTGAAACCACGCCGGCGCAGGCCCACGAGGTTGAGCCCGTGCAGGCTGGCGCGGTCGCCGGCGGCAAGACAGAACGGCGGCACGTCCAGCGTCACCATGGCGCCGCCGCCGAGGATCACCGATTCGCCGATGCGCACGAACTGATGGATCGCCACGAGGCCTCCGACGATCGCGAAGTCTTCGATGGTGACGTGTCCGGCAAGCGTGGCCGCATTCGCCATCACCACCTGATCGCCGATGCTGCAGTCATGCGCGACGTGCGCGTAGGCCATGAACATGCAGCGGTTGCCGATGCGCGTGACGCCGCCGCCATGCTCGGTCGCGCGATTGAGAGTGACGAACTCGCGAACGATGTTGTCGTCTCCCATCTCCAGCCGCGTCGGCCCCCCCGCATACTTCAGATCCTGCGGCGGCGTCCCGATCGAAGCCTGCCCCACGATCCGGCACCTAGCGCCGATGCGCGTATGCCCATCCACGACCACATGCGGCCCGATCTCCGTCCTGTCCCCGATCTCGACGTTGGCGCCGATGATCGAATAGGGACCGACGACGACGCCGTCGCCGAGACGCGCCCCGTCCGCAACGATAGCGGTCGGATGAACCTGTGTTCCTCTATCGACCAAGCGCGACGGCGCAGAGCGGCCCAGATGCTAGGCGGACGCCGGTCAAGCGAACGCAAGCGGGCTGAACGCCCGCTGGAGTGAGCGTACCGGCGTCCAACGACGCAGATGGCCCGCTATGCGTCGTCGTCGGTGGATTGAGCAACAACCTCATCTTCATCGACCAAGCGCGACGGCGCAGAGCGGGCCAGATGCTAGGCGGACGCCGGTCAAGCGAACGCAAGCGGGCTGAACGCCCGCTGGAGTGAGCGTACCGGCGTCCAACGACGCTGATGGCCCGCTATCCGCGGCCGCCCGCGTCCCGGGCACGATCTCACTTCGCCTTGTCGGCGGCGGCGAGGATCTCGTCCGTGACGTCCCCGTCCCCCGACACATAGAGCGTGACGCTGGCATCCAGGATCAGGTCGTATCCGTTCTCCTTCGCGAACTTCTCGATCACGCCGCGCAGCTTCTGCGTCATGTTCCCCATGACTTCGGCTTCGGCCTTGGACAGGTCGCGCTGGTAGTCCTCCTTCATCCGCTTGGCTTCGCGCAGCTGCTTCTCGTACTCGTCGCCGAGCTTCTTCTTCTCGTCCTCGTTGAGAACCGCCATGCGCTTCTCGACGTCGGCTTCCAGCTTCTTGACGCTTTCGAGCTTGCCGTCGAGCTTCTTCTGCGCGTCCTCGAGGCGGCCCTTGAGCGTGGCCTGCGCATCCTTGCCGAGCTTGGTCTCCTGCATGAGACGCTGCGTGACGATGTAACCGATCTTGAGCTCGGCGGCGGCCGGAGCGGCCGACGCCACGACCAGAAAGGCGGCGGCCGAGAAAACGAACTTCTTCATCACTACTCCTGTTGGCAAATCAGAACGGGGTGCCGAACGAGAACAGCACCAGGCTCTCCTCGTCGGCCTTCTTCGCGTTGAACGGGAAGCCGACCTCGATGCGCAGCGGGCCGAAGGGCGACAGCCATCGTACGCCCAGACCGGCCGACAGCCGCATCTCGCTCAGCTCGATTCCTTCCTCCTGGCTGAAGGCGTTGCCGGCGTCGAAGAAGATCACGCCCTTGACGCCGGCGTCCTGGATGATGGGGAAGATCAATTCGTTGTTGAAGATCAGCTCGCTGCTGCCGCCGACCTCTTCGTCCTCGCAGTCGGTGCCGTTGCGCTCGCAGAACTCCTCGCGCGGGCCGAGCGAGCGGGCCTGGAAGCCGCGCACGGTGTTGATGCCGCCGGGGAAGTAGCGCTCCGACAGCGGCAGCTCCTTGCCGTTGAGGCCGGCATCGCCGATGCCCCAGCCGAACGTGCCGGCGGTCGAGTACACCAGCTTCCAGCCGGCCTCCGAGCGGTAGATCGGCCAGTACCAGCGCGAGCTGACGTCGACCTTGATGAAGTCCTGCGCTCCGCCGAGGCCTGCGAACTCGGCCGACACCGTATTGAGCGATCCTTCGGTCGGGTCGAAAGGCTGGTCGATCGTGTTGCGCGAGATCGATGGACGCAGGCTGCTGGTGAGCTTGGTGCCCTCCTCCTCGAACATGTGCGCCGGCGCGCTGCGGCTGACGCCGTCGATGCGGGAGTTCTCGAGCCGGTACTCCAGGCCGATGCGGATGTTGTCGAGCGAGGCGCCCATCAGCTCGCGCAGGCCGAGCTCCCACAGCGGATAGCTCGCGCGGATCGAGCCACCGGTGCCGCCGCGCTCGAAATTGTCGAACTCGTACTGCCAGTGGAAGATGTCGAAGCCGAGCGTCAGCGGGATGTTGAACGCCCACGGCTCGGTAAAGCCGAGGCGGAAGTTCTGCCGCTGCGTTCCGAAGTCCACGTTGAACGTGGCGATCTGTCCGCGGCCGAACAGGTTGCGCTCGGTGATGCGCGCGTTGGCCAGCAGCGCGTCCTCGGAGCTGAAGCCGGCGCCGGCCGCGAAGGTGCCCGTGCGCGCCTCCTTGACCGTCACCTGCAGGTTCACCTTGTCGGGCTCCTCGGCGCGAGTGCTGGTGACCTCGACCTCGTCGAAGATGCCGAGGCGCTTGGTGCGCTCGCGGCTCTCGCGCAGGCCCTTGCCCGAGAAGCGCTCGCCTTCCTGCAGGCGCAGCTCGCGGCGCACGACGTAGTCGCGCGTCTTGGTGTTGCCCTTGATGTCGATGCGGCCGACGCTGACGACCGGGCCGCTGCTCATCTTGAAGGTGACGTCCACCAGCTTGGTATCCGGGTGCACCTCGGTGTCGGGCACCGCCTCGGCGAAGGCGTGGCCCAGGTTTCCGTAGGCCTCCGTCAGCCCGAAGATCGACTCGCGAAGGCGGCTGGGACGGAAGATCTTGCCGCTCTCCAGCCGCGACGCCTCGAGCAGCTCCTCCTCGGGCAGCAGAACCTCGCCGCCGAACTTGACCTGCCCGATGCGGTACTGGTCGCCCTCCTCGATGCGGATCGTCAGCTCCAGGCCATCCTCGGTGCGCGTGACCTCGGGCTCGTCGACGCGCACCTGGATGTAGCCGTTGTCATAGTAGAACGCCGTCAGGCGCTCGACGTCGGTGGCCAGCTCCTCTTCCTTGAGGATGCCGGCGCCGGTGAACCAGGAAAGGATCCACGCACGGCGCGTCGACATGACGCTGCGCAGCTTGCGCTCGCTGAACGCGTTGACGCCCTGGAAGTGGATCTCCTCGACCAGCACGCTGTTCTTCTCGTCGATCTTGTAGCGGACCTTCGCGTTGCCGGCGGCGTCGGCCTCGACGGTGTATGTGACTTCGGCGTCCGGATAGCCCTCGCCGGCATAGGTCTTCTTGATCTGCCGGATGCCCTCCCATGCCTTCTGCGGATCGAACACCGTGCGCGGGCGGATGCCCACCACGGCCTCGAGGTCGGCCTTCTCGACGTTTTCGTTGCCCTCGAACTCGACGGCGATGACGTACGGCCGCTCCTGCACGTTGTAGGTGAGCACCACGCCGCCCGGAGCCGGCTCGGTGGTCACCCACACGTTCTCGAAGAAGCCCATGCGGTAGACGTTCTTGACGTCCGCGTCGATGAGCGCCTGGTCGAGCCTGCCGCCGACCGGCTGCGTGATGTGGATGCGAATGGCGGCTTCCTCGACGCGCCTCGGGCCTCGCACCTGGATCTGCTTGACCACGGGCGCATCGGCCGCCGGCTGCGCCGCCGCCTGGCACGGAGCGAACGCGATCAGGAAGCACAGCGGCACGATCAGCAATGACCTTCGCACGTTCACGACCGCTCTACCTCCTTCAACACGCCGTCCTGCATTCGTAGCGTTCGGCCGAGCATGCCGGCCAACGCGATGTTGTGCGTTGCGACCACGAGCGCCGCACCCTCCTCTCGCTGCACGTCCATCAGCAGGCCGTGCACCTCGTCGGCCGTGGCCGGGTCCAGATTGCCCGTCGGCTCGTCGGCCAGCACCACCGAAGGCCGCAGCGCCAGCGCGCGCGCCACGGCCACGCGCTGCTGCTCGCCTCCCGACATCTCGCTCGGCCGATGGCTGCGACGGTCCCGCAGCCCCACCCTGTCCAGCAGCTCGTTGGCGCGCGCGCGCGCCCTGCCTGGCGGGTGACCGGCGACGAGCAGCGGCATCATCACGTTTTCGGTCGCATCGAAGTCGCCGAGCAGGTGGTGGAACTGGAAGACGAAGCCGATGCTTCGGCCGCGCACCGCGGCGAGCTGGCGCGCCGGAAGCGCGTACAGATCGGCTCCACCCACCCGCACCACTCCGCCGTCGGGCTTGTCGAGGCCTCCGAGCAGATGCAGCAACGTGCTCTTTCCGACCCCCGACTCTCCGATGACCGCCACCGACTCTCCTCTACCCACGCTGAGCGACAGACCGCGCAGAACCTCGATCACGCGCTCGCCGTCGTGGTAGCGGCGCTCCAGGCCGGCGGCCTCCACCGCCGGCGGCCCGCCGCCCGTGCCATCGGACGCGGGCGCCAGACCGCCTCGACCATCGGACGCGACGCTACTCATAGCGCAGCACGTCCACGGGGACGACTCGGGCGGCCTTCCAGGCCGGGAATAAGCACGCCCCGAAACAGATGACCATCGAGGCCGCCATCACCGCTGCAAAGTTGGGCGCCTCGATCCGCACAGGCAGGGTGGAGACGTAGAAGACGCCCTCGGGCAGCTCGAACAGCTCCCATCGCGCCAGCGCAAGGCAGGCCAGGTAGCCGGTCAGAGCTCCCAGCCCGGTGCCCACGCCGCCGATGAGCAGCCCCTTGAGAACGAAAATCCGGGCGATGCTCGAGTCGGAAGCGCCCATGGTCTTGAGGACGGCGATGTCGCGCCGCTTCTCCATCACGACCATGTAGAGGGTGGAGACGATCGTGAACGCGGCGACCAGGATGATCAGCAGCAGGATCAGGAAGTAGGCGGTCTTCTCCAGCTGCAGCGCCTCGAAGACGTTGCGGTGGGCCTCGGTCCAGCTCTCGACCCAGTACGGCATGCCGATGCGGTCATTGAGCGCGGCCGCCACCTCGGGCGCGTCGTACGGATCGTGGATGCGCGCCTCGATCCCGGTGGCGATGCGATCGACGTCGAACAGCGCGCGCGCCTCGTCGATGTTCATGAAGACCAGCGCGGCGTCGTACTCCACCATTCCCGAGTCATAGATCGCGGCCACCACGAAGCGGCGGCTGCGCGGCATCGCGCCCATCGGGCTGGCCGAGAACTTCGGCGACATCAGCCGGATCACGTCGCCGCGCTGGACCATGAGCTTCTTGGCCAGCTCGCGGCCGATCATGACCGTAGGCAGCTCGGCGCCGTCGACCTCGACGCGGCGTCCGATGTCCTCGATGGCGCCCTCGACGAGGTAGGACTCCAGCCCTGCGGTGCTGCTGGGCGTGACGCCGTCGACGCCGCGCCCGAAGACGCCGACCATGTATTCGCCGGCGGACACCAGCATCTGCGACTGCACCACCGCCGCCGCGTCGATGACGCGCGGATCGCTGCGCATGGCCTGCACGATGTCGTCGGGATTGTCGATGAGGCCGTTGCCGATCTTCTTGGCCACGCGAAGATGCGGATGCAGGCCGAGGATGCGCGCGCGCAGATCCTCCTCGAACCCGGTCATGATCGACAGCGCGATCGTCAGCACCATCACGCCGAGCAGCACGCCGAGCGTGGAGATGACGGTGATGACCGAGACGAACGCCTCGTTGCGACGCGAGCGCAGGTAGCGAAAGCCGACGAACAGTTCCCACGACATGCGCGGCGACGCCCTTACCTGCGCGCGGTCTCTGGGCGCAGGTGCGGAAAGGCGATGACGTCGCGGATCGACGGCGAATCGGTCAGCAGCATGACGAGACGGTCCACGCCGATGCCCTCGCCGGCCGTGGGCGGCAGGCCGTACTCGAGCGCGCGCACGTAGTCCTCGTCCATGTCGTTGGCTTCGACGTCGCCGGCCTCCTTGCGCCGCATCTGCT from the Candidatus Limnocylindrales bacterium genome contains:
- the lpxB gene encoding lipid-A-disaccharide synthase translates to MSRRILMVAGEASGDALGARLAAALLECDPALHLFGVGGPRMRGAGVEILTDISELGVMGFAELGRGLGRAIGLLRRLRRELRSGAADLFVPIDFPDFNLPLCRTARRAGVKVAYYVSPQVWAWRRGRIATIAATVDRMIVLFPFEEQLYRKAGIDAHFVGHPLAEDVTARADPATTRRRYGLTGDAPLLALLPGSRRREVDIMLPPMLEAARALSARVQCAAAEAVSLPPGFLASRLGSGGRRIAVVRDDTYDLLAASDVALVTSGTATLETALLGCPMVVAYRMSAFTYAIARRLVKVPHIAMPNLLLGRTVVPELIQDEVTGPRMTQEVARYLDEPDYRARTVAALGKVRGSLRRPGSVRAAARLVLETLA
- the lpxK gene encoding tetraacyldisaccharide 4'-kinase, with product MADGRDGRGHVIEQLWYGREPAAASTRALLWPLAAAFGVTASARSLLYDLGILRSRQAPAPVISVGALTTGGSGKTPFVLWLTRRLQQRGLRPCIVTRGYGGRSRQTHLVTPEHALTETTVAECGDEAALLAARSGAVVATSPMRIDACNAAWERFRPDVFVLDDGFQHRGLARDLDIVLVDGAEKEQRLLPAGPLRERPSALRRAHVIVTSGGIAPWLRASAAPEWLLESRTVATSLVASLGESAGEPVASLAGRRVAAVAAVARPERFVAMLGATGADVTATILRRDHHPYSAADWHQIEQLARSVDRVVTTEKDLVKLAAFAPAVPSWLRALRIDVEVDGEERLLERAARQLDRSFAPEHHPRSRGGFPE
- a CDS encoding glycosyltransferase N-terminal domain-containing protein; protein product: MSALSAAYRVAGAAAASWLRARARAGTEEERARRRERLGLWQGGAPASPWIWLHAASVGEVAIAAALARALRPHAGRRSLVVTCQTATGRRRLTEIHDGPAHYFPLDHEAALKHVLVRAPALFVSIETEIWPCLLRMLAARGVPAAIANARISDAAMPRYRWIRPLVAPALSSLARVCARDAVSAQRLIELGARGGAVEITGDLKLDILSSQSREACAPLFMCDAKRPLVVAGSTHDGEDEIVMQAFRILRRQLPGVRLALAPRHPARAAAVKRAVEATDVHMRMWSQGEGQCSGWDVLVMDEIGRLPGLYACAAAAFVGGSLAPGPGGHNLLEPVACGAPVVTGPHLTNVSEQRALLDRSSALRIARDPAELAAAWLDMLTHRGTYQAGVRRAQAAILEGRGAMARTVESLAALLNG
- a CDS encoding lysophospholipid acyltransferase family protein, producing MKTTAMATSPFVPERRSGLLRRLRNNERFARLEITAAAAAIVVVLRAVRLTVRLESRNAEALERCWREGQPVLMTFWHGRSLMLPFFYRGRGACIMNSAHRDGEIVTRALERFGISSTRGSSTRGGVAGLRGLLRAQRRGLDLALIPDGPRGPAGVAKAGAVELAMLTNAPIFPLAVGCSSPMRLPTWDRMMLPRPFSRAVLYVGDPLRADRQPAGGESGESGAQRRERLRAELERRLRAACVAADRAAGAPAIEET
- a CDS encoding ABC transporter transmembrane domain-containing protein, translating into MRKAAVVESMRSLPPATRPVMDALPTTGRRLLAYLRPYVWPHFAGALLCMVVYSGTAGAVPYLVRSLIDDIFSKRNHEMLVLLPALILATFTIRAAVNFGQAYLGEWVGERIVYDLRARLQEKVQHLPVSFFDRTTSAGIVSRVTSDVLLVRQALTEGAAAMIRDVTTLLVLVAVAFYLDTGLAVIAFIVLPIVIVPLQALSRRMRTLSHRGLDTLGGLSSLLQESVQGNRVVKAFGMEDYESRRFERENLRLRRLHMKAARIGAFTAPMTEVLSAVGIAAVLWYGGESVFAGGRTAGGFLAFMTALVLIYEPFKKLTRTNNIVQAGLGAAERVFALLDQPEEGGRGQDGLEVERFTDCIRFEGVCFAYGDQNVLSDVDLTIRCGQVVALVGPSGGGKSTIADLIPRFYEVHDGRITLDGIDIRTISLRSLRSLIAVVTQQTFLFNDSVRANIAYGNPGRNDEEIIAAARAANAHDFIEKLAAGYDTQVGEMGVQLSGGQRQRIAIARALLKDAPILILDEATSALDSESERLVQSAIERLMAGRTTLVIAHRLSTVRRADQIVVVADGRIVECGTHAELVAGGRLYQRLHELQLHEDNGHGDVALRA